TGGCCAAGCCGGGTCTGGACGGCCACGACCGGGGCATCAAAGTCCTGGCCCGGGCATTCCGGGACGCCGGGATGGAGGTGATTTACCTGGGACTACGGCAGACGCCGGAGATGATCGTCCGGGCCGCCGTGCAGGAAGACGTGGACGTGGTGGCCCTATCAATTCTTTCCGGAGTCCACATGACTGTTTTCCCGCAGGTCAAAAAGCTGATGCTGGACGCCGGTCTGGACGATGTGCTCCTGACCGGTGGTGGGATCATCCCGCGTAAGGACATGGAAGCGCTCCAGCGGCAAGGGGTCGGCCGCCTGTTCGGTCCCGGAAGTGCGCTGAGTGAGATCGTGGCCTATATTACTTCGTGGGTGGAAGAGAACCGACCGGGCCTGGAAGAAGAGGCTAGCGGATGACGCCGCAGCAGCACCCCTCCAAGGAAGCCCTTCTGCAAGCTGCCCGGGAGGAAGCTCACCTGGGAGGTGGGAAGGAGCGTCTGGAGCAGCAACACGCCAAGGGGAAGCTCACCGCCCGCGAAAGACTGGATCTCTTACTGGACAAAGGTTCGTTCGTTGAAATGGACATGTTTGTCCGGCATCGAATGCGGGATTTCGGTATGGAGGACAAGCGTCCCCTGGGTGATGGTGTGGTGACCGGTTACGGCACCGTGGAGGGGAGGAGGGTATTCGTTTTTTCGCACGATTTCACCATTTTCGGCGGCTCGCTGTCCGAGACTTTTGCCGAGAAGATCTGCAAGGTGATGGACCTGGCGATGAAGGTGGGGGTGCCGGTGGTGGGTATCAATGACAGTGGCGGTGCCCGCATCCAGGAGGGAGTTCTCAGCCTGGGCGGCTACGCCGATATTTTTCTGAG
This DNA window, taken from Candidatus Neomarinimicrobiota bacterium, encodes the following:
- a CDS encoding cobalamin B12-binding domain-containing protein yields the protein MQRKIRILMAKPGLDGHDRGIKVLARAFRDAGMEVIYLGLRQTPEMIVRAAVQEDVDVVALSILSGVHMTVFPQVKKLMLDAGLDDVLLTGGGIIPRKDMEALQRQGVGRLFGPGSALSEIVAYITSWVEENRPGLEEEASG